The genomic interval CTACCCATTTAAGGAATAGGTCCTTTTTATTTTCAACTAATTCTTTAAAGGCTTCCCTACCAAATTTTCTTATATAACTATCGGGATCCTCTCCCTCTGGCAGAAAAACAACATTTACAGCAAAATTAGAGGTTAAAAAAGTTTCAAGTGATCTAAAAGCAGCCTTTCTACCAGCATTATCACCATCGAAAATTAATATAACCTCTTTAAAATGTCTCTTAATAAGTTTTATGTGATTAGGGCTGATTGCAGTGCCCATTGTGCACACTGCTGGCATAAACCCATACTTATGCATAATAATAACATCAAAAAAACCTTCTACCAAAAAAAGGGGATTGTTATTAACCTTTTTTGCGCTGTCAAAGTTAAATAAAACCTCTCTTTTTCTAAAAATTGTGGTTTCAGGGGAATTAAGATATTTTGGAAGACTCCCATCAATTGTCCTCCCTGAAAAAGCAACTATTTTTCCAGAATTATTTTTAATGGGTATCAAAATTCTACCATCAAATCTCGAACGATAAGAACTATTTTTCATAAAGAATAACCCAGATTCTTTAATCACTTTTATATCAAAGGAATTTAATAATTTTGAAAAATTATTATTTTTAGGTATATAACCAATACGAAATTGTCCAATTAGATCTTTGCCAATACCTCTACTTTTTAAATATTCAAAAGCTTGTTTTCCTTCATCAGAATATAGTCTATTTTCCGCCTCTTTAGAAAATTCTAAATGGATGTCATATAATTGTTTATAGCCTGGATTAAGCTCTTTCTCTGCAATGTTTATACCATACCTAGAAGCCAGAAGATCAACTGCCTCTAAAAATTCAATATTTTCATATTTCATTAAAA from Deferribacterota bacterium carries:
- the dnaG gene encoding DNA primase gives rise to the protein MIKNLDEVLNEIKDRADIVEVISDYIELKKVGNNHRGLCPFHAEKTPSFYVSDKKNLFHCFGCGVGGDVITFLMKYENIEFLEAVDLLASRYGINIAEKELNPGYKQLYDIHLEFSKEAENRLYSDEGKQAFEYLKSRGIGKDLIGQFRIGYIPKNNNFSKLLNSFDIKVIKESGLFFMKNSSYRSRFDGRILIPIKNNSGKIVAFSGRTIDGSLPKYLNSPETTIFRKREVLFNFDSAKKVNNNPLFLVEGFFDVIIMHKYGFMPAVCTMGTAISPNHIKLIKRHFKEVILIFDGDNAGRKAAFRSLETFLTSNFAVNVVFLPEGEDPDSYIRKFGREAFKELVENKKDLFLKWVETEFSALTSINQRAQFLERVKLYLDKIKNPYMRNLYIKEISKIIEVDEAVLYGDLYSLNLNDKSLKKKKGNHINLICERNFLKALFELPEDVVRDLIFDLDEDYFNENEMRELFKKIVENLEKGINICNLVRDNVVGELVSSLIMMNLEGCNYKALATQNKNKIIFNYINKKKKNLAKKLQHIRDKEDRNSILSEINRLIEMQKDIYCHLMEEG